A window from Mytilus galloprovincialis chromosome 8, xbMytGall1.hap1.1, whole genome shotgun sequence encodes these proteins:
- the LOC143085675 gene encoding uncharacterized protein LOC143085675 has protein sequence MSEVNVYDHPPPQRPPRISKVIPKPCNGDAYTNIYKNERTRSFKKNNTINNPPFDFPSGRDPYAGKISRSLQHSIPLPKNNYPHPDLTTSSEDEEDDRIADIDQVMVPYPYEEHQKSQNWNKVPPPMKSDKDELKYLELDLVDQPTSQPIHLTHAETGNNTPTEYREIDFVKTTALREVKKTVEGQRKHDEN, from the exons ATGTCTGAGGTGAATGTATACGATCATCCTCCTCCTCAAAGGCCACCTAGGATTAGTAAAGTTATCCCTAAACCTTGCA aTGGTGATGCCTACACAAACATCTACAAAAATGAGCGAACAcgaagctttaaaaaaaataacaccatTAATAATCCACCATTTGACTTTCCAAG TGGCCGAGATCCATATGCTGGTAAAATATCTCGATCACTCCAACATAGCATACCTTTACCAAAAAATAATTATCCACATCCAGATTTAACTACAAGTTCAGAAGATGAGGAGGATGATCGCATAGCTGACATTGACCAGGTAATGGTGCCATATCCATATGAAGAACATCAAAAG AGTCAAAATTGGAATAAAGTGCCCCCTCCTATGAAAAGTGATAAAGATGAACTGAAATATTTAGAACTGGACCTGGTGGACCAACCTACAAGTCAACCGATACATCTTACACATGCAGAGACGGGCAATAATACACCCACTGAATACAGAGAGATAGACTTTGTAAAGACTACAGCTCTCAGGGAAGTGAAAAAGACTGTGGAGGGACAAAGAAAACATGATGAAAATTGA
- the LOC143085673 gene encoding uncharacterized protein LOC143085673 isoform X1: MSKIANGNVVYSGWLVKSPPENKFRLSGPWKIFRSFSQDAMDTSKWKRRFFILFKPQGSLPHQYVLNYYNNEEGKKLKGYIDLEHCEQIIESLDLDLFPFLLAIKTYHKNRERTYFLAADTEEQMTSWVRNLCSVCGLKPEDNSSDLPPQREEDNDTFTTIQNVPSSITKQPITQPTQGITHVPQSRDRKNSDRDYVPLTNCRTGTVSRKPPLLRPDSVDSVPDEIAPPPPVKRGQVIEDDVFHTQVYDMPPKAHDMNVTMPAPKICTSSESSSKDDSTLDVYDVPPPGHPPRHSPSTPRSSSSESHKADSAYSSQSVLTYDYPPSSEKNVVSDETYDYPPTNPHNLPKMDDVPPVRPPPPKSYLQQQEPYQNIPPNSKMLNEGIDSLDINKVVPMSTNLSANVPLSYDFPSNNASTQSAYDFPTSGQSGSSLLVIPPPGCGIDSHSYINAATRPVSHAHEDMYLAMDGLVPPAVADRTSSISDSGKSHDSYTLMSELNVYDHPPPQRPPRISKVIPKPCNGDAYTNIYKNERTRSFKKNNTINNPPFDFPSGRDPYAGKMSRSLQHSIPLPKNNNPHPDLTTSSEDEEDDRIADIDQVMVPYPYEEHQKSQNWNKVPPPMKSDKDELKYLELDLVDQPTSQPIHLTHAETGNNTPTEYREIDFVKTTALREVKKTVEGQRKHDEN, translated from the exons aAATGGAAAAGACGATTTTTTATCTTATTCAAACCGCAAGGAAGCTTACCTCACCAGTATGTTTTAAACTACTACAACAATGAAGAAGGAAAAAAGCTGAAAGGTTACATTGATCTTGAACATTGTGAACAGATTATTGAATCCTTGGATTTGGATTTGTTTCCTTTTCTCTTGGCCATTAAAACTTATCATAAGAACCGTGAAAGGACATATTTCCTGGCTGCCGACACTGAGGAACAAATGACATCGTGGGTACGAAACCTCTGTAGTGTTTGTGGTCTTAAGCCAGAGGACAACT cttCTGATTTACCACCCCAGAGAGAAGAGGACAATGATACATTCACCACAATTCAAAATGTGCCATCTTCTATTACTAAACAACCAATTACACAACCAACTCAAGGAATCACACATGTTCCACAGAGTCGAGATCGAAAAAATTCTGACAGGGATTATGTTCCCTTGACTAATTGTAGAACTGGAACCGTATCAAGAAAACCACCTTTATTAAGGCCAGATAGTGTTGATAGTGTACCAGATGAAATAGCCCCACCACCACCTGTTAAAAGGGGCCAAGTGATTGAGGACGATGTGTTTCACACACAAGTGTATGATATGCCACCAAAGGCTCATGATATGAATGTGACTATGCCAGCTCCTAAAATATGTACATCTTCAGAGTCATCATCCAAAGATGATTCTACATTAGATGTGTATGATGTCCCACCCCCAGGTCACCCCCCTCGTCACAGTCCAAGTACCCCTCGTTCATCAAGTAGTGAAAGTCATAAGGCAGATTCAGCTTATTCTTCACAGTCAGTCCTTACATATGATTATCCTCCAAGTTCAGAAAAGAATGTTGTGAGTGATGAAACTTATGACTATCCTCCAACAAATCCTCATAACTTGCCAAAAATGGACGATGTACCTCCGGTAAGACCACCCCCGCCAAAGTCGTATCTGCAACAACAAGAACCATACCAAAATATTCCTCCAAATAGTAAAATGTTGAATGAAGGAATTGATAGTTTAGACATAAATAAAGTTGTTCCTATGTCAACAAACCTTAGTGCAAATGTTCCGTTATCTTACGATTTTCCGTCAAACAATGCTTCTACACAAAGTGCATATGATTTTCCGACGTCAGGACAGAGTGGTTCTAGTTTATTAGTGATTCCTCCACCTGGATGTGGTATTGATTCCCATAGTTACATTAACGCTGCAACACGACCTGTGTCACATGCACATGAGGATATGTATTTAGCAATGGATGGTCTTGTGCCACCTGCTGTAGCAGATAGGACATCTTCTATATCAGATAGTGGCAAGTCACATGACAGTTACACTCTAATGTCTGAGTTGAATGTATACGATCATCCTCCTCCTCAAAGGCCACCTAGGATTAGTAAAGTTATCCCTAAACCTTGCA aTGGTGATGCCTACACAAACATCTACAAAAATGAGCGAACAcgaagctttaaaaaaaataacaccatTAATAATCCACCATTTGACTTTCCAAG tGGCCGAGATCCATATGCTGGTAAAATGTCTCGATCACTCCAACATAGCATACCTTTACCAAAAAATAATAATCCACATCCAGATTTAACTACAAGTTCAGAAGATGAGGAGGATGATCGCATAGCTGACATTGACCAGGTAATGGTGCCATATCCATATGAAGAACATCAAAAG AGTCAAAATTGGAATAAAGTGCCCCCTCCTATGAAAAGTGATAAAGATGAACTGAAATATTTAGAACTGGACCTGGTGGACCAACCTACAAGTCAACCGATACATCTTACACATGCAGAGACGGGGAATAATACACCCACTGAATACAGAGAGATAGACTTTGTAAAGACTACAGCTCTCAGGGAAGTGAAAAAGACTGTGGAGGGACAAAGAAAACATGATGAAAATTGA
- the LOC143085673 gene encoding uncharacterized protein LOC143085673 isoform X2, with protein sequence MSKIANGNVVYSGWLVKSPPENKFRLSGPWKIFRSKWKRRFFILFKPQGSLPHQYVLNYYNNEEGKKLKGYIDLEHCEQIIESLDLDLFPFLLAIKTYHKNRERTYFLAADTEEQMTSWVRNLCSVCGLKPEDNSSDLPPQREEDNDTFTTIQNVPSSITKQPITQPTQGITHVPQSRDRKNSDRDYVPLTNCRTGTVSRKPPLLRPDSVDSVPDEIAPPPPVKRGQVIEDDVFHTQVYDMPPKAHDMNVTMPAPKICTSSESSSKDDSTLDVYDVPPPGHPPRHSPSTPRSSSSESHKADSAYSSQSVLTYDYPPSSEKNVVSDETYDYPPTNPHNLPKMDDVPPVRPPPPKSYLQQQEPYQNIPPNSKMLNEGIDSLDINKVVPMSTNLSANVPLSYDFPSNNASTQSAYDFPTSGQSGSSLLVIPPPGCGIDSHSYINAATRPVSHAHEDMYLAMDGLVPPAVADRTSSISDSGKSHDSYTLMSELNVYDHPPPQRPPRISKVIPKPCNGDAYTNIYKNERTRSFKKNNTINNPPFDFPSGRDPYAGKMSRSLQHSIPLPKNNNPHPDLTTSSEDEEDDRIADIDQVMVPYPYEEHQKSQNWNKVPPPMKSDKDELKYLELDLVDQPTSQPIHLTHAETGNNTPTEYREIDFVKTTALREVKKTVEGQRKHDEN encoded by the exons aAATGGAAAAGACGATTTTTTATCTTATTCAAACCGCAAGGAAGCTTACCTCACCAGTATGTTTTAAACTACTACAACAATGAAGAAGGAAAAAAGCTGAAAGGTTACATTGATCTTGAACATTGTGAACAGATTATTGAATCCTTGGATTTGGATTTGTTTCCTTTTCTCTTGGCCATTAAAACTTATCATAAGAACCGTGAAAGGACATATTTCCTGGCTGCCGACACTGAGGAACAAATGACATCGTGGGTACGAAACCTCTGTAGTGTTTGTGGTCTTAAGCCAGAGGACAACT cttCTGATTTACCACCCCAGAGAGAAGAGGACAATGATACATTCACCACAATTCAAAATGTGCCATCTTCTATTACTAAACAACCAATTACACAACCAACTCAAGGAATCACACATGTTCCACAGAGTCGAGATCGAAAAAATTCTGACAGGGATTATGTTCCCTTGACTAATTGTAGAACTGGAACCGTATCAAGAAAACCACCTTTATTAAGGCCAGATAGTGTTGATAGTGTACCAGATGAAATAGCCCCACCACCACCTGTTAAAAGGGGCCAAGTGATTGAGGACGATGTGTTTCACACACAAGTGTATGATATGCCACCAAAGGCTCATGATATGAATGTGACTATGCCAGCTCCTAAAATATGTACATCTTCAGAGTCATCATCCAAAGATGATTCTACATTAGATGTGTATGATGTCCCACCCCCAGGTCACCCCCCTCGTCACAGTCCAAGTACCCCTCGTTCATCAAGTAGTGAAAGTCATAAGGCAGATTCAGCTTATTCTTCACAGTCAGTCCTTACATATGATTATCCTCCAAGTTCAGAAAAGAATGTTGTGAGTGATGAAACTTATGACTATCCTCCAACAAATCCTCATAACTTGCCAAAAATGGACGATGTACCTCCGGTAAGACCACCCCCGCCAAAGTCGTATCTGCAACAACAAGAACCATACCAAAATATTCCTCCAAATAGTAAAATGTTGAATGAAGGAATTGATAGTTTAGACATAAATAAAGTTGTTCCTATGTCAACAAACCTTAGTGCAAATGTTCCGTTATCTTACGATTTTCCGTCAAACAATGCTTCTACACAAAGTGCATATGATTTTCCGACGTCAGGACAGAGTGGTTCTAGTTTATTAGTGATTCCTCCACCTGGATGTGGTATTGATTCCCATAGTTACATTAACGCTGCAACACGACCTGTGTCACATGCACATGAGGATATGTATTTAGCAATGGATGGTCTTGTGCCACCTGCTGTAGCAGATAGGACATCTTCTATATCAGATAGTGGCAAGTCACATGACAGTTACACTCTAATGTCTGAGTTGAATGTATACGATCATCCTCCTCCTCAAAGGCCACCTAGGATTAGTAAAGTTATCCCTAAACCTTGCA aTGGTGATGCCTACACAAACATCTACAAAAATGAGCGAACAcgaagctttaaaaaaaataacaccatTAATAATCCACCATTTGACTTTCCAAG tGGCCGAGATCCATATGCTGGTAAAATGTCTCGATCACTCCAACATAGCATACCTTTACCAAAAAATAATAATCCACATCCAGATTTAACTACAAGTTCAGAAGATGAGGAGGATGATCGCATAGCTGACATTGACCAGGTAATGGTGCCATATCCATATGAAGAACATCAAAAG AGTCAAAATTGGAATAAAGTGCCCCCTCCTATGAAAAGTGATAAAGATGAACTGAAATATTTAGAACTGGACCTGGTGGACCAACCTACAAGTCAACCGATACATCTTACACATGCAGAGACGGGGAATAATACACCCACTGAATACAGAGAGATAGACTTTGTAAAGACTACAGCTCTCAGGGAAGTGAAAAAGACTGTGGAGGGACAAAGAAAACATGATGAAAATTGA
- the LOC143085673 gene encoding uncharacterized protein LOC143085673 isoform X4 — protein sequence MTSWVRNLCSVCGLKPEDNSSDLPPQREEDNDTFTTIQNVPSSITKQPITQPTQGITHVPQSRDRKNSDRDYVPLTNCRTGTVSRKPPLLRPDSVDSVPDEIAPPPPVKRGQVIEDDVFHTQVYDMPPKAHDMNVTMPAPKICTSSESSSKDDSTLDVYDVPPPGHPPRHSPSTPRSSSSESHKADSAYSSQSVLTYDYPPSSEKNVVSDETYDYPPTNPHNLPKMDDVPPVRPPPPKSYLQQQEPYQNIPPNSKMLNEGIDSLDINKVVPMSTNLSANVPLSYDFPSNNASTQSAYDFPTSGQSGSSLLVIPPPGCGIDSHSYINAATRPVSHAHEDMYLAMDGLVPPAVADRTSSISDSGKSHDSYTLMSELNVYDHPPPQRPPRISKVIPKPCNGDAYTNIYKNERTRSFKKNNTINNPPFDFPSGRDPYAGKMSRSLQHSIPLPKNNNPHPDLTTSSEDEEDDRIADIDQVMVPYPYEEHQKSQNWNKVPPPMKSDKDELKYLELDLVDQPTSQPIHLTHAETGNNTPTEYREIDFVKTTALREVKKTVEGQRKHDEN from the exons ATGACATCGTGGGTACGAAACCTCTGTAGTGTTTGTGGTCTTAAGCCAGAGGACAACT cttCTGATTTACCACCCCAGAGAGAAGAGGACAATGATACATTCACCACAATTCAAAATGTGCCATCTTCTATTACTAAACAACCAATTACACAACCAACTCAAGGAATCACACATGTTCCACAGAGTCGAGATCGAAAAAATTCTGACAGGGATTATGTTCCCTTGACTAATTGTAGAACTGGAACCGTATCAAGAAAACCACCTTTATTAAGGCCAGATAGTGTTGATAGTGTACCAGATGAAATAGCCCCACCACCACCTGTTAAAAGGGGCCAAGTGATTGAGGACGATGTGTTTCACACACAAGTGTATGATATGCCACCAAAGGCTCATGATATGAATGTGACTATGCCAGCTCCTAAAATATGTACATCTTCAGAGTCATCATCCAAAGATGATTCTACATTAGATGTGTATGATGTCCCACCCCCAGGTCACCCCCCTCGTCACAGTCCAAGTACCCCTCGTTCATCAAGTAGTGAAAGTCATAAGGCAGATTCAGCTTATTCTTCACAGTCAGTCCTTACATATGATTATCCTCCAAGTTCAGAAAAGAATGTTGTGAGTGATGAAACTTATGACTATCCTCCAACAAATCCTCATAACTTGCCAAAAATGGACGATGTACCTCCGGTAAGACCACCCCCGCCAAAGTCGTATCTGCAACAACAAGAACCATACCAAAATATTCCTCCAAATAGTAAAATGTTGAATGAAGGAATTGATAGTTTAGACATAAATAAAGTTGTTCCTATGTCAACAAACCTTAGTGCAAATGTTCCGTTATCTTACGATTTTCCGTCAAACAATGCTTCTACACAAAGTGCATATGATTTTCCGACGTCAGGACAGAGTGGTTCTAGTTTATTAGTGATTCCTCCACCTGGATGTGGTATTGATTCCCATAGTTACATTAACGCTGCAACACGACCTGTGTCACATGCACATGAGGATATGTATTTAGCAATGGATGGTCTTGTGCCACCTGCTGTAGCAGATAGGACATCTTCTATATCAGATAGTGGCAAGTCACATGACAGTTACACTCTAATGTCTGAGTTGAATGTATACGATCATCCTCCTCCTCAAAGGCCACCTAGGATTAGTAAAGTTATCCCTAAACCTTGCA aTGGTGATGCCTACACAAACATCTACAAAAATGAGCGAACAcgaagctttaaaaaaaataacaccatTAATAATCCACCATTTGACTTTCCAAG tGGCCGAGATCCATATGCTGGTAAAATGTCTCGATCACTCCAACATAGCATACCTTTACCAAAAAATAATAATCCACATCCAGATTTAACTACAAGTTCAGAAGATGAGGAGGATGATCGCATAGCTGACATTGACCAGGTAATGGTGCCATATCCATATGAAGAACATCAAAAG AGTCAAAATTGGAATAAAGTGCCCCCTCCTATGAAAAGTGATAAAGATGAACTGAAATATTTAGAACTGGACCTGGTGGACCAACCTACAAGTCAACCGATACATCTTACACATGCAGAGACGGGGAATAATACACCCACTGAATACAGAGAGATAGACTTTGTAAAGACTACAGCTCTCAGGGAAGTGAAAAAGACTGTGGAGGGACAAAGAAAACATGATGAAAATTGA
- the LOC143085673 gene encoding uncharacterized protein LOC143085673 isoform X3 has translation MSKIANGNVVYSGWLVKSPPENKFRLSGPWKIFRSFSQDAMDTSKWKRRFFILFKPQGSLPHQYVLNYYNNEEGKKLKGYIDLEHCEQIIESLDLDLFPFLLAIKTYHKNRERTYFLAADTEEQMTSWVRNLCSVCGLKPEDNSSDLPPQREEDNDTFTTIQNVPSSITKQPITQPTQGITHVPQSRDRKNSDRDYVPLTNCRTGTVSRKPPLLRPDSVDSVPDEIAPPPPVKRGQVIEDDVFHTQVYDMPPKAHDMNVTMPAPKICTSSESSSKDDSTLDVYDVPPPGHPPRHSPSTPRSSSSESHKADSAYSSQSVLTYDYPPSSEKNVVSDETYDYPPTNPHNLPKMDDVPPVRPPPPKSYLQQQEPYQNIPPNSKMLNEGIDSLDINKVVPMSTNLSANVPLSYDFPSNNASTQSAYDFPTSGQSGSSLLVIPPPGCGIDSHSYINAATRPVSHAHEDMYLAMDGLVPPAVADRTSSISDSGKSHDSYTLMSELNVYDHPPPQRPPRISKVIPKPCNGDAYTNIYKNERTRSFKKNNTINNPPFDFPSGRDPYAGKMSRSLQHSIPLPKNNNPHPDLTTSSEDEEDDRIADIDQSQNWNKVPPPMKSDKDELKYLELDLVDQPTSQPIHLTHAETGNNTPTEYREIDFVKTTALREVKKTVEGQRKHDEN, from the exons aAATGGAAAAGACGATTTTTTATCTTATTCAAACCGCAAGGAAGCTTACCTCACCAGTATGTTTTAAACTACTACAACAATGAAGAAGGAAAAAAGCTGAAAGGTTACATTGATCTTGAACATTGTGAACAGATTATTGAATCCTTGGATTTGGATTTGTTTCCTTTTCTCTTGGCCATTAAAACTTATCATAAGAACCGTGAAAGGACATATTTCCTGGCTGCCGACACTGAGGAACAAATGACATCGTGGGTACGAAACCTCTGTAGTGTTTGTGGTCTTAAGCCAGAGGACAACT cttCTGATTTACCACCCCAGAGAGAAGAGGACAATGATACATTCACCACAATTCAAAATGTGCCATCTTCTATTACTAAACAACCAATTACACAACCAACTCAAGGAATCACACATGTTCCACAGAGTCGAGATCGAAAAAATTCTGACAGGGATTATGTTCCCTTGACTAATTGTAGAACTGGAACCGTATCAAGAAAACCACCTTTATTAAGGCCAGATAGTGTTGATAGTGTACCAGATGAAATAGCCCCACCACCACCTGTTAAAAGGGGCCAAGTGATTGAGGACGATGTGTTTCACACACAAGTGTATGATATGCCACCAAAGGCTCATGATATGAATGTGACTATGCCAGCTCCTAAAATATGTACATCTTCAGAGTCATCATCCAAAGATGATTCTACATTAGATGTGTATGATGTCCCACCCCCAGGTCACCCCCCTCGTCACAGTCCAAGTACCCCTCGTTCATCAAGTAGTGAAAGTCATAAGGCAGATTCAGCTTATTCTTCACAGTCAGTCCTTACATATGATTATCCTCCAAGTTCAGAAAAGAATGTTGTGAGTGATGAAACTTATGACTATCCTCCAACAAATCCTCATAACTTGCCAAAAATGGACGATGTACCTCCGGTAAGACCACCCCCGCCAAAGTCGTATCTGCAACAACAAGAACCATACCAAAATATTCCTCCAAATAGTAAAATGTTGAATGAAGGAATTGATAGTTTAGACATAAATAAAGTTGTTCCTATGTCAACAAACCTTAGTGCAAATGTTCCGTTATCTTACGATTTTCCGTCAAACAATGCTTCTACACAAAGTGCATATGATTTTCCGACGTCAGGACAGAGTGGTTCTAGTTTATTAGTGATTCCTCCACCTGGATGTGGTATTGATTCCCATAGTTACATTAACGCTGCAACACGACCTGTGTCACATGCACATGAGGATATGTATTTAGCAATGGATGGTCTTGTGCCACCTGCTGTAGCAGATAGGACATCTTCTATATCAGATAGTGGCAAGTCACATGACAGTTACACTCTAATGTCTGAGTTGAATGTATACGATCATCCTCCTCCTCAAAGGCCACCTAGGATTAGTAAAGTTATCCCTAAACCTTGCA aTGGTGATGCCTACACAAACATCTACAAAAATGAGCGAACAcgaagctttaaaaaaaataacaccatTAATAATCCACCATTTGACTTTCCAAG tGGCCGAGATCCATATGCTGGTAAAATGTCTCGATCACTCCAACATAGCATACCTTTACCAAAAAATAATAATCCACATCCAGATTTAACTACAAGTTCAGAAGATGAGGAGGATGATCGCATAGCTGACATTGACCAG AGTCAAAATTGGAATAAAGTGCCCCCTCCTATGAAAAGTGATAAAGATGAACTGAAATATTTAGAACTGGACCTGGTGGACCAACCTACAAGTCAACCGATACATCTTACACATGCAGAGACGGGGAATAATACACCCACTGAATACAGAGAGATAGACTTTGTAAAGACTACAGCTCTCAGGGAAGTGAAAAAGACTGTGGAGGGACAAAGAAAACATGATGAAAATTGA